A region of uncultured Fibrobacter sp. DNA encodes the following proteins:
- a CDS encoding AAA family ATPase produces the protein MKRLVFFWVEKYKEIDFMNHENRFLFENLGVDLSSKYHFEYKWDSDGRKLYDLNVFLNKDLIEYSDKIQDLKVFVGKNGTGKSSLLKLIGNIVSGNNLNMISSYVVVWEEKDELFYYAKGCECLCNYKQIKNLPFFKTIIYSSDFSRYHDELVRTGNLINMRKNYLMRTRHNDSINRFCLEEENVLIDFLIDFSKIKDDIGDSFLWKMINIPPRLIFTFDDTSIGRKIEQLLENKKFEGKEYFNSLSLTVLRNRVKNFFEKMLLVAWLGVCEKECNDTKDIFAGSIAEYMQKTYPTVYENVAKLMEVANLGKVYFENDVQVDAVMYNLENNYEQVFKFREYLRRINPYFIFMPVTIDFPMSAGEYEYMQFFSRFWNVIKKSKNPTEVSNYLLILDEVDRGLHPEWQRIWFTKFLESLDAMSDSFGIKLNLQLFIATHSPFMLSDFADESILKMKRIQEKSGFFSNVKCDYNPTRCFGGNIYDIMKDGFFLESSIGGFVENQITKIINDMKKCKEENRPLSIDYSFVNRIGNPILKSLLLQKIKSAERNK, from the coding sequence ATGAAAAGATTGGTTTTTTTCTGGGTTGAAAAATATAAAGAAATAGATTTCATGAATCATGAAAATAGATTTCTGTTTGAAAATTTAGGAGTTGATTTGTCATCGAAGTATCATTTTGAATACAAGTGGGATTCAGATGGAAGAAAACTTTATGATTTGAATGTATTTCTGAATAAAGATCTTATAGAATATTCAGATAAAATTCAAGATTTGAAAGTATTTGTTGGTAAAAATGGAACTGGTAAATCTTCGTTGTTGAAATTAATTGGAAATATAGTTTCTGGCAATAATCTCAATATGATTTCATCTTATGTTGTTGTTTGGGAGGAAAAAGATGAACTTTTTTATTATGCAAAAGGATGCGAATGCCTTTGCAATTATAAGCAAATTAAAAATCTTCCTTTTTTTAAAACAATTATATATTCATCTGACTTTTCAAGATATCACGATGAACTTGTTAGAACAGGCAATCTCATTAATATGCGAAAAAACTATCTTATGCGTACACGACATAATGATTCTATTAATCGATTTTGCTTAGAAGAAGAAAATGTTCTTATTGATTTTTTAATTGATTTTTCCAAAATAAAAGATGATATAGGTGATTCTTTTTTGTGGAAAATGATAAATATTCCTCCAAGATTGATTTTTACATTTGATGATACTTCAATTGGCAGAAAGATTGAACAGTTGTTAGAAAACAAGAAGTTTGAAGGGAAAGAATATTTCAATTCCCTTTCTTTAACTGTATTAAGAAATAGAGTTAAAAATTTTTTTGAAAAAATGTTGTTAGTTGCGTGGCTAGGCGTTTGTGAAAAGGAATGCAATGATACTAAAGATATTTTTGCAGGATCTATTGCTGAATATATGCAAAAAACGTACCCAACAGTTTATGAAAATGTTGCGAAATTAATGGAAGTAGCCAATTTAGGAAAAGTTTATTTTGAAAATGATGTACAAGTAGATGCTGTTATGTATAATTTGGAAAATAATTATGAACAAGTTTTTAAATTTCGTGAATATTTAAGAAGGATAAATCCGTATTTTATATTTATGCCTGTTACGATAGATTTTCCAATGAGTGCCGGAGAATATGAATATATGCAGTTCTTTTCCCGTTTTTGGAATGTGATAAAGAAAAGTAAAAATCCAACAGAAGTGTCTAATTATTTATTGATTTTAGATGAAGTTGATAGAGGCTTACATCCTGAATGGCAGAGAATATGGTTTACAAAGTTTTTAGAAAGTCTTGATGCTATGAGTGATTCTTTTGGAATAAAATTGAATCTTCAGCTTTTTATAGCGACTCATTCTCCATTTATGTTATCTGATTTTGCAGACGAAAGCATTCTAAAAATGAAAAGAATACAAGAAAAATCAGGTTTCTTCTCAAATGTGAAATGTGACTATAATCCGACAAGATGTTTTGGTGGAAATATTTACGATATTATGAAGGATGGTTTTTTCTTAGAAAGTTCTATAGGTGGATTTGTAGAGAATCAAATTACTAAGATTATTAATGACATGAAAAAGTGTAAAGAAGAAAATCGTCCGCTTTCTATAGATTATTCCTTTGTAAATCGAATTGGCAATCCTATATTGAAATCATTGCTTTTGCAAAAAATAAAATCTGCTGAGAGGAATAAATGA
- a CDS encoding restriction endonuclease subunit S, translated as MEMTLDERICDMKMYKLGDLCSDVIDCPHSTPEWKNEGIRVIRNFNIVNGSLDFSNGFFVDEETFEKRTQRACPEFEDLVISREAPMGAVCMIPKNLKCCLGQRLVLLKINKDVADPNYILFAIQSQFVQKQIQIIDQTGSIVSNLNIPDLKSLRIPLLSLPEQKKIASVLSALDDKIALNKKMNQKLEAMAKRLYDYWFVQYDFPDKNGHPYKTTGGPMTYNPTLKREIPVGWKVSNICPLMEILPGGTPSKAKPEYWNGDIPFFGPTDYCGDVFQLSTEEYITENGLNNCASALYPPKTIFITARGSVGKLIVCGKPMAMNQSCYALKPFDLEKYEYLFYLTKQLIEQLKKKGSGSVFKSINTLDIEQSFLSIAPNEIIDLYCKKVKSIFERIKSNTVEIAKLTALRDKLLPLLMNGQVVVG; from the coding sequence ATGGAAATGACTTTAGATGAACGAATTTGTGACATGAAAATGTACAAGTTAGGAGACTTGTGCAGTGATGTTATTGATTGCCCTCATTCCACACCAGAATGGAAAAACGAAGGAATTCGTGTAATTAGAAATTTCAATATTGTTAATGGTTCTTTGGATTTTTCAAACGGATTCTTTGTTGATGAAGAAACTTTTGAAAAAAGAACACAAAGAGCATGTCCTGAATTTGAAGATTTAGTGATATCAAGAGAAGCCCCAATGGGAGCTGTTTGTATGATTCCAAAAAATCTAAAATGTTGCTTGGGACAAAGACTGGTTCTTCTAAAGATTAATAAAGATGTTGCAGATCCAAACTATATATTGTTCGCTATTCAAAGTCAATTTGTTCAAAAGCAGATACAGATTATTGATCAAACAGGCTCTATTGTTAGTAATTTAAATATCCCAGACTTAAAGTCTTTGCGGATTCCATTGCTTTCTTTGCCGGAGCAAAAGAAAATCGCCTCCGTCCTTTCCGCATTAGACGACAAAATCGCCCTGAACAAAAAGATGAACCAGAAACTCGAAGCAATGGCAAAACGCCTATACGACTACTGGTTCGTCCAATACGACTTCCCCGACAAAAACGGCCACCCCTACAAAACCACCGGCGGCCCCATGACCTACAACCCCACCCTCAAAAGGGAAATTCCTGTAGGGTGGAAAGTGAGCAACATTTGTCCGCTGATGGAAATCCTTCCTGGCGGAACTCCAAGTAAAGCCAAACCGGAATATTGGAATGGCGACATCCCGTTTTTCGGCCCAACGGATTATTGCGGAGATGTTTTCCAGTTGTCAACGGAAGAATACATCACTGAAAACGGTTTAAACAATTGCGCATCGGCACTATATCCGCCAAAAACAATTTTTATTACAGCAAGAGGCTCTGTAGGGAAACTTATTGTCTGTGGAAAGCCGATGGCGATGAACCAATCTTGCTATGCTTTAAAACCATTTGATTTGGAAAAATACGAATACCTATTCTATTTGACAAAACAACTGATTGAGCAACTCAAAAAGAAAGGCTCCGGTTCTGTTTTCAAATCCATTAACACATTGGATATCGAACAATCTTTCTTGTCTATTGCTCCCAACGAAATTATAGATCTCTACTGCAAAAAAGTGAAATCTATATTCGAAAGGATAAAAAGCAATACCGTTGAAATTGCTAAACTCACCGCTCTCCGCGACAAACTCCTCCCACTCCTCATGAACGGCCAAGTAGTGGTAGGGTAA
- a CDS encoding class I SAM-dependent DNA methyltransferase, producing the protein MNIKDKTIALIDSLKATCQTYGMGNDGNEYKIITQVFLYKFMADKFGYELKKINDPCLKALKKSDKWEEEYAKLSKADREKVSLFLPPEVPVFKPDYLIANLWNKQAKGDFDVIFDETMVAIAKDNLDVFYTKTAQETKIPIFEKLTIFVTDDAQRANFARALVDKLVNFSFEDAFAEHYDFFSDIFEYLLKDYNTAGGGKYAEYYTPKAIAKIMARLLVGDNADLHNVECYDPSAGTGTLLMALSHQIGEDRCTIFAQDISQRSNKMLKLNLLLNGLVSSLDHAVQGDTLLEPYHKSDDGKSLKQFDYVVSNPPFKMDFSDTRDDIEKKWNARFWAGVPKVPNKKKESMAIYTCFIQHAVNSIKAGGKGAIVIPTGFITAKSGIEHKILERIVDEHIVYGVVSMPSNVFANTGTNVSVLFFDKTRKKTDNDKVTLVDASKLGKEYKDANGLKKVRLEDDEIEKIVTTFRKAKAVEDFSVVVTYSEVKEKGYSLSAGQYFDIKIDYVDITADEFNAQMKADTEELTAMFAESHKLEKEIQKQLASLSFGG; encoded by the coding sequence ATGAACATCAAAGACAAGACCATTGCCCTTATCGACTCTCTCAAGGCTACTTGCCAAACGTACGGCATGGGCAATGACGGCAACGAATACAAGATTATCACCCAGGTGTTTCTGTACAAGTTTATGGCCGACAAGTTCGGCTACGAACTCAAGAAAATTAATGACCCTTGCCTGAAGGCCCTCAAAAAATCTGACAAGTGGGAAGAGGAATACGCGAAACTCTCCAAGGCCGACCGCGAAAAGGTGAGCCTCTTCTTGCCGCCCGAAGTCCCGGTGTTCAAGCCCGACTACCTGATTGCAAACCTCTGGAACAAGCAGGCCAAGGGCGATTTCGACGTCATCTTTGATGAGACCATGGTCGCCATCGCGAAGGACAACCTGGACGTATTCTACACCAAGACCGCGCAAGAAACGAAAATCCCCATCTTCGAAAAGCTCACCATCTTCGTGACCGACGACGCCCAGCGTGCAAACTTTGCCCGCGCTCTTGTCGATAAGCTGGTGAACTTCAGCTTCGAAGATGCCTTCGCTGAACATTACGACTTTTTCTCGGATATCTTCGAATACCTACTCAAGGACTACAACACCGCAGGCGGCGGCAAGTACGCCGAATATTACACCCCCAAGGCCATCGCAAAAATCATGGCCCGCCTCTTGGTGGGCGACAATGCCGACCTGCACAACGTAGAATGCTACGACCCCAGCGCAGGCACCGGCACCTTGCTCATGGCGCTCAGCCACCAGATTGGCGAAGACCGCTGCACCATCTTTGCGCAAGATATCTCGCAGCGTAGTAACAAAATGCTCAAGCTGAACCTGCTGTTGAACGGACTCGTATCTAGTCTCGATCACGCCGTGCAGGGCGACACCCTTCTGGAACCCTACCACAAGAGCGACGATGGCAAGAGCCTCAAGCAGTTCGATTACGTTGTAAGCAATCCGCCCTTCAAGATGGACTTCAGCGACACCCGCGACGACATCGAAAAGAAATGGAATGCCCGCTTTTGGGCAGGCGTGCCGAAAGTCCCGAACAAGAAAAAGGAGAGCATGGCCATCTACACCTGCTTTATCCAGCACGCGGTGAACAGCATCAAGGCAGGCGGCAAGGGCGCCATCGTTATCCCCACCGGATTCATCACCGCGAAATCCGGCATCGAGCACAAAATCCTCGAACGCATCGTTGACGAACACATCGTCTATGGCGTGGTGAGCATGCCGAGCAACGTGTTCGCGAACACCGGCACCAACGTGAGCGTGCTCTTCTTCGACAAGACCCGCAAAAAGACCGACAACGACAAAGTCACCCTCGTTGACGCAAGCAAACTCGGCAAGGAATACAAGGACGCGAACGGCCTCAAGAAAGTCCGCCTCGAAGACGACGAAATCGAGAAAATCGTGACCACCTTCCGCAAGGCCAAAGCCGTCGAAGACTTCAGCGTAGTCGTGACCTACAGCGAAGTCAAGGAAAAAGGTTACAGCCTGAGCGCCGGCCAGTATTTCGACATCAAGATAGACTACGTCGATATTACTGCCGACGAATTCAACGCCCAGATGAAAGCCGACACCGAAGAACTCACCGCCATGTTCGCCGAAAGCCACAAACTCGAAAAGGAAATCCAGAAACAACTTGCTTCGCTGTCATTCGGAGGTTAG
- a CDS encoding PDDEXK nuclease domain-containing protein codes for MASQKKKNLVSDDFGYIFSLVEKFRAATIRGINTNLLMCYWNVGAYISAKIHDAGWGDKVVKELADYLKLHNPKLRGFGKRNLYNMVKFYEVYHAQEFQKIATSFEKSEFVQLSTAQITANPIVQFETAQLHVVPSILTVTTFTNHVEILNRCGTYEERLFYILYSAQQHLKTEELRRCIVTQTFETLLSKEKKLSPAMLKAYPAAEFMLKDKAFLDFLKLPQKHNEHHLHAGLLEHMKEFILELGKDFIFMENEYPVQVGGSIKRIDMLFFHRALQCLVAIELKVIDFEPEFVSKMDMYLEALDRDVKRENENPSIGIILCPSADKSMVEYTLSRSLSPTMIAEYKQKLIPVDVMKKSLQEYCEFLGKNK; via the coding sequence GTGGCTTCGCAGAAAAAAAAGAATTTGGTTTCAGACGATTTCGGTTATATCTTCTCGTTGGTAGAGAAATTCCGGGCAGCGACTATTCGCGGCATTAACACGAATCTGTTAATGTGCTATTGGAATGTTGGAGCCTATATTTCGGCAAAAATACACGATGCTGGATGGGGTGATAAAGTTGTAAAGGAATTGGCAGACTATCTCAAGCTGCATAATCCTAAATTGAGGGGATTCGGTAAGCGAAACTTGTATAATATGGTCAAGTTTTATGAAGTTTACCATGCACAAGAATTTCAAAAAATCGCCACTTCATTCGAAAAGTCTGAATTTGTGCAGTTGTCAACTGCACAAATTACGGCGAATCCAATTGTGCAGTTCGAAACTGCACAATTACATGTCGTCCCATCTATTTTGACGGTTACTACATTTACGAACCATGTAGAAATACTGAATCGTTGCGGAACATACGAAGAAAGGCTCTTTTATATCTTATATTCGGCACAGCAGCATTTGAAGACTGAAGAATTGAGAAGGTGCATTGTAACGCAGACATTCGAAACACTATTAAGCAAGGAAAAGAAACTTTCTCCTGCGATGTTAAAAGCTTATCCTGCTGCTGAATTTATGCTTAAAGATAAGGCATTTCTTGATTTTTTGAAGTTGCCTCAAAAACATAATGAACATCATTTGCATGCCGGTTTGTTGGAGCACATGAAAGAGTTTATTCTTGAATTGGGTAAGGATTTTATTTTTATGGAAAATGAATACCCTGTTCAGGTTGGTGGCTCCATAAAAAGAATAGATATGCTCTTTTTCCATAGGGCTTTGCAGTGCTTGGTGGCGATAGAACTTAAAGTGATCGATTTTGAACCCGAATTTGTCAGCAAAATGGATATGTATTTAGAGGCTCTAGACCGTGATGTGAAAAGAGAAAATGAAAATCCAAGCATTGGAATAATCCTGTGTCCTTCTGCGGACAAGTCAATGGTTGAATACACTTTGAGTCGCTCTCTTAGCCCGACAATGATTGCTGAATATAAACAAAAATTGATTCCTGTTGATGTGATGAAAAAATCATTGCAGGAATACTGTGAATTTTTAGGAAAGAATAAATGA